The following proteins are co-located in the Bacteroidota bacterium genome:
- a CDS encoding dihydrofolate reductase family protein codes for MRKVIAAFNMTLDGVSDHTAGIADEGLHQHYSELIDNAGVILYGRTTFQLMQFWQSLLQKPSGEKSMDDFAVSIDKIEKIVFSNTLKTTDWESAIIAARPLADEVIHLKKLPGNDILIGSRSLIIQLLNSNLIDEFQICIHPVIEGKGMLLFDQISKRVLLKLIKTKILNSGAIVLYYEPNA; via the coding sequence ATGAGAAAAGTAATTGCAGCATTCAATATGACACTTGACGGAGTTTCTGATCATACAGCAGGAATAGCTGACGAAGGACTTCACCAACATTATTCTGAACTGATAGATAATGCCGGCGTTATTTTATACGGACGGACAACCTTCCAACTAATGCAATTTTGGCAATCATTGTTACAAAAACCTTCCGGAGAAAAATCAATGGATGACTTTGCAGTTTCAATCGATAAAATTGAAAAAATTGTGTTTTCCAACACACTCAAAACCACAGACTGGGAAAGTGCAATAATCGCTGCCAGGCCGCTCGCTGATGAAGTAATTCATCTAAAAAAACTACCCGGAAACGACATTCTTATTGGAAGCAGAAGTTTGATTATTCAATTGTTGAACAGTAATCTTATAGACGAATTTCAAATATGTATTCATCCGGTAATAGAAGGTAAAGGCATGTTACTATTTGACCAAATTTCGAAAAGAGTTTTATTAAAACTCATTAAAACAAAAATACTTAACTCAGGTGCTATTGTGCTTTATTATGAACCGAATGCATAG
- a CDS encoding T9SS type A sorting domain-containing protein yields the protein MEIQFGQKLLVEQEDYAFSVQETQDNGFIIAEIQSFGPDLSTDVYLIKTDNLGNALWSKTYGSSNNDIGTTVTQTNDNGYIIVGSTEGFLSYPKSDFYVIKTDEAGNTLWSKTYGGESYDIATSVCQTVDGGFIISGNTNRNEDGVFNCYLIKTDAKGNVAWTNTFGRANYNFDGYKVQQTVDGGYIVAGTTYSYDEPSGVIYLVKTDALGNTGCNNEEVNTIVNNPETQEMNPNTQESTVTPSESMPVTISINGLDIPNTICYNELVVVNSLFVYPNPIENEIIVAGTGKNGELKIYTLSGQLVLHQETFVLETIVNTANLLTGFYLLNYQDADKKANIKLIKL from the coding sequence TTGGAAATACAGTTTGGTCAAAAACTTTTGGTGGAACAGGAGGATTATGCTTTTTCTGTGCAGGAAACTCAGGATAACGGTTTTATTATTGCGGAAATACAAAGTTTTGGTCCGGATTTATCCACTGATGTTTATTTAATAAAGACAGATAATCTTGGAAATGCACTTTGGTCAAAAACTTATGGTAGCTCCAATAATGATATTGGCACGACAGTTACACAAACCAATGATAATGGTTACATTATAGTTGGAAGTACGGAAGGATTTTTATCGTATCCAAAATCCGATTTTTATGTGATTAAAACTGATGAGGCAGGAAATACACTTTGGTCGAAGACCTATGGTGGAGAAAGTTATGACATTGCCACATCTGTTTGCCAAACTGTAGATGGCGGTTTTATTATTTCTGGAAATACAAACCGAAACGAGGATGGAGTTTTCAATTGTTATTTAATTAAAACTGATGCGAAAGGTAATGTAGCATGGACAAATACTTTCGGCAGGGCAAATTACAATTTTGATGGATATAAAGTTCAGCAAACTGTCGATGGAGGTTATATCGTAGCGGGTACAACTTATAGTTATGATGAACCGTCTGGCGTAATTTATTTAGTGAAAACTGATGCTTTAGGAAACACGGGCTGCAATAATGAGGAGGTAAATACAATTGTAAATAATCCTGAAACTCAGGAAATGAATCCTAATACACAGGAATCAACTGTAACCCCATCAGAATCAATGCCAGTGACAATATCTATAAATGGACTTGACATTCCCAATACCATTTGCTATAATGAATTAGTTGTTGTCAATTCACTATTTGTCTATCCTAACCCAATAGAAAATGAAATAATTGTTGCTGGTACGGGAAAAAATGGCGAATTAAAAATTTATACCTTATCCGGGCAGTTAGTTTTACATCAAGAAACTTTCGTTTTAGAAACAATTGTGAATACAGCAAATTTGTTGACAGGTTTTTATTTACTCAATTATCAGGATGCAGATAAAAAGGCAAATATCAAATTGATAAAACTTTAA